The Branchiostoma lanceolatum isolate klBraLanc5 chromosome 5, klBraLanc5.hap2, whole genome shotgun sequence region CAACACGGATGAGCTTCTATAACAATTTGTTAAATATTCTGATTCGGCTTGCTTCCATGCCGccaagtggggtcgtgtggcgcaacggcagagcgttcggctgagaaccaagaggtcccgagttcgaatcctgtcatgtcaccgatcttgtgcccttgggaaaggcactttacacgactttcctcactccactcaggtctaaatgggtacctgacttcggttgggaaggtcgtattgaggtcacctggcggcgccgaatggcagccgcccagacccttgcgacaatttcacataatacaagtgtggataagatatgtatatgtatatgttgtgtattatgtgaaacctgtaaaccctgcatcaattcagcgccagaaaggctgccattgcgggtaatttctgaccaataaaaacaattCTTAGTGGCCTGGAATCCAGGACGACAGCATGTGTGGCAGTGGACCGTTGGAAGATATATAAGTCCTTGTTTCACTACTGATCAGTAGCTGCATCGTTGTGTGTCGTTGATTCCCGAAGATCTAAATTCTAGCGTGGTTTTCGCAGGAACTGATGACTAAGAAGCAGGTGAACAAGGTTGACTATCTGCTGGGAACTAACGACTATGAGTTCGGAGATGCGATGATGAAAATAATCGGAAACACATTCATCGATGAAGACGGGATAACTATGACAGAATTCGAAGAGAATCTACTAAAAGACCTGATGTGGATCACCAGCCAGTTCTTGGTAAagcccccatctcactggacccgcggcacgctggcggcgtcgctgcggccgatcgaatcgacaaaagcactcaacgaatttcatcgacaaaaaacttatttttttaagctttatgtgttttgttgtctttttggtcatacctgtacgttttgaaGGATAGTCCCataataaagtcaagggtaacacaaatccagtttaggacgcagcgacgccaccagcgtgccgcgggtccagtgagagggcggCTTAAGGCCCGTGCTGCTTGATAACCTACCggtgcatgtatatatatgcatgaCTAACAACTTATACTAGGTTCTTTTTGCGTTCTGTATATTTTGGTAACGTTTCTTTCCTCTCCTCTTCGGCAAAATGAAAGTAGATCTCCAATATGCTGTCTTGATGCAATAGTGTCTTGGGCAGTGAAAACATTTGTTACTCCAAACATTGTATGATATAAATGCTATAATTCTATCCTCAGAGTGTTACATCTAAAAAAATGGGTACCCCTAATGGACCTTCGTGGGTGTAGTCATGACTCATGAGTCTTCCTGTATCCTCTTACAACATATTTCCGCCTATCCAACATTCTAGCAAGCTTCCACTCTGCGGATACACAccaagacaaataaacaaacaagcaaacaagcaaacaaacacatcaacTGATTACAGTACCTCCGTTTTTACGAAATGCAGGGGGtatccctgaggtatgcacatTTTAGATATCCAGGTTATCAAGACATTATTGAGACATCCTTGACAACACAGTTTTCATATATGGCAGTCCTAGGGTACCCGGCGAGATTATTATGAAAGTTGACGATTGGCATTTTTCAAGTCTGGAAAGGGGCATTGCAGACCGTCGCAACTGCTTTTCCTTCTTTGACCGCTACACATTCTCCTGATGGACACGCTATGTATGAATATGTACATAACATGTCCATCAGCAGAAAACAAAGACAAAGGTATATGTTggatgtatatattatgtatatactagtatttatACATAGCATGTCCATCAGCAGCAAACCAAAGGTATATATACCAAaggtatatatatgtatatatacatacataggGATGGTATCAAGCACCTTTATCTTCTTGTTTGTCCTATAGGGTGGTGATGTCGACGCGATTGTCCAGCCGGTGATTGACCAGTACCTGGACAGGCCGGACGACCCGATCGCCGCACGTGACCAGTACGTCCAGCTCCTGACGGACATGTGGTTCACCGCGCCGACCGTTCTGATGGCCCAGGCGGCAGCAGGTACGACATCGCCTTTACAGCTCTCTGAAGCACgcgaggcgagtagtacagtccccaggctcccgggaatcgaacccgggccaccagcgcacaaacccaacgcactcACCACTGGGCTAAAAGGTCGGAACCAGTTacactggtcagtaagtggcgattcaaccacactgttacacctCCTACGACGCCTGTATTGTAACTCAATACTGAATAATTCTGCTAGGTACTCGAATCTAAGATCACGTCATGTTAGGAAAAAGGCCGATGAATTTAAAAGCTAGCGTCACACCTTCGCCAaatttgttgatcaccagaaaGTATACACAATACAGAAGGCGTAATTTTATCTGAAAATCTATCCTGTTAGTCTGGGTCGTTTACTGATCGCCATCTTGGAATGTCGTGTGCATGTATATTGGGCGAAGCCTCATGAGATATTTTAGATCAGATTACTCCTTTGTTTTCTGACTGTGTTTCATGAATGGAAGGACGAATATCTGTGTTTTTCTGTCACACAGCTCACCCTGTCGGAGTCTACCTGTACGAGTTCCAACATCGCACGTCGTACTTCACCGCCAGGCCACCCCGCGTCCAAGCCGACCACGCCGACAACCAGTTCTACGGCTTCGGCATCCCGTTACTGCTGGACGACACGGGCGACTCGTGGAAGTACAGCTTCACAGATGAAGAGCGGGAGTTGAGTCTGGACATGATGGCGTACTGGGTCAACTTTGCCGCAAACGGGTATGTCGATACGAATGTGTGAAATCTTGGTATTCTCTTTTTTATTATCAACAGGTCATCATAtattctttttcagaatgtatACTAAACATGAAAAGGGGTATGCCATatgaatttatatatatatatatatatattaagagAAAAATCTTACTGTGAATTGTGTTCCTGTACATGTTTACTTCGTGATTAACACAATGCCCGTTGTCCCAATTCTAAAGGGATCCCAATGACTTTACGGGAGCAGCACGCATGCGCGACACCGTGAACTGGCCACGTCACTCTCCGTCATCACAAGAGTACCTTAGAATAGACACGACGTCATCTGCTGACGTCAAGATTCGGGAGACCCGGATGAAGTTTTGGAACGAGGAGGTTCCAAGGTTGCTGGGAAACAAGGTTCGGATCGCCGGGTCGGACGAGCTCTGAATTTTCTATGTAACGTAATGTGTATTGAATGCAGAAAAGAATACATATCTTGCCGAAAAATTTTCTTTACTTCCCAAGTAATATCAATACGTTAATATAATGACTTTTTTGAAGTTTGAAGTTTAAAATCAGGAATGATGTCTTATACGGATAATGATAATCTATTTCCATATTTGATACAATTAAGTTTTTCTACTTAAGCTTCTAACCATGTGGGTTTTACAATATCACAATAATAGAGAAAGTGTCCAACGTAGTCCACAGAGTTACAAGACAAACACCTGTCGTTCTCTGAGATGCCCATTTTATGTAATCAACCCTAGTCGGGTAAACATTGTGTGTGTAGTACTTTTCACTGAAAAGATTGAATTCTGGGCTCCtttaaaacaagaaataaagatGTCCATACAGTCTTCCAATGGGTGATTTGAAAACCAAAAAGCTGTAAACGTTTTTCCCAAAAACTTTGCCCAGTGGGCGTTGCTGTTTTCTGCGAGattaaaatatttttgaaaaataagtTGGTCTGCACGCAAACTTCTTTTCCCTGTACTCTTATCTTAGGCGCTTCACTTGGTATATGAGGAACTCGTCTCCACTTGGGAGGAATCGCACTAAACAGGGCATTGTATTGAACTGATAAAACTAGGATGATCACCAGCAATATGTTTCAAGTCACTTAATGACATGAAGACTCCTTGGTAGTCTATGATATcattgatatacacaatgaCTTTCTTAACCCAATTACTAGAGTATAACATTTTACCTTTATAGGTGATACAATAATTATTCCTCAGAAGTTGCTATGGTAACGGTACATGTTCTTCTTTTGATTCAGTTGTCCTCAATTCATACCAATTTTGTATCAATGTCCGATAaaagacaggtacatgtagagacTGCATATAATTGCTGTTTTGAATTTGTCCAACGCTACAATTACATCTAAAGATACAGACATTAGAATCAAATCTATGTAGGTAACTCAACTGAATCATTTTCCAAATGGGTATGTATAGATTAGTACTTTGATATAATAGCTTCTCAACCCATTGTATCAAAAACGTTTTATGTATAATTCTTATATCAGGCATTTGTAATCCACCTACCTTGTAGTCCTGGATTAATATATTCCGTTTAACTCGATCTTTCTTCCACAAAAATCTATAGAACATCAGATTAACCTcaatgtgtaaccggggcttaaggCATGTTTTtcttattacaggtttgcgatggCAAAACCTGTTCTATTATAGAAATGTTACACGATGGTGCCGGGAAGGAGAAAGTCGGGCCCGGGAATCTCGTTCCCGGTATGGCGACAGACTTCCATGAAGTACTCTCGTTCCCACTGCCCAATCCAGCGCGACGAAACGTCCGGAGCCCACTTCTCACCGGGTTTCCTCGCCCTGTAATATTCATAGATAGACTTTGAATGTGAGAGCAGACAAAAGGGAACCCCCTGTATCTAAagtggtagcagcctcacagcaGAGCTCCGCTGGTTCCAAAAAATTGCTAACTAGGAGatctggttcaaatcctgggacatGTTCCTTGGGACTGCACCCGTGTTTCGGAAGGGACGCAAATTTTAAAGGTAGACGAGGTGCCATGTGCACGCGCGTAAAGGGGGAGGCAAAAGTGTACCCTGCTGCAGATACAACCGGGCCAAATGGTTACGGGCTAGCTGCACAAATGACCCATTAGTACAAGAAGAAGTCATCATctaaagtgtattataagcaaaaaaaggcccagagagcctgctatggaggctaagggAAAAGTACGTCCAGTATGTACCACGTATGTCACTGCAACAACAACGACAATAATAATTAACAGTCAACCGAAGGAAATGCGTGCAGAAACAAGGACAACAGATTTGCGCGGCCTTACCTTGCAGACACCAAGGTTCCTGCCTGGCTGTCCTCGGTCAAGGCTTTCTCGATCTTGTCCGTGTCTTCTCCCGGATCCTCTGGACTCCACTTCAAGCCGAGCTTCTTCATCAGCAGACGGAATGTCTTCTCTTTGTTGTTGACCAGGGCTGAGTAGTTAATGACGGCGTGGAAGAAATACCCAGGCTGCTTCTTCTGCAGATCGGCGGCGCACTGCATCGCGCCGACCCAGAACGTGTACAGGTGGAACGAGCTCGAACCATGATGGTGCACCGTCGAAAACTTCGGGTCGTCTCCGAAACATCTCATGTGGTCAGGGGCGAGGGACACGCCGAGGAGTTGCGTTACCCATGTTGAAACCGCGTAAAGCACACGGCTTTCCTGAACGTAGAGTCGGCAGATTGATTCACAAACTTCCCGGCCATCTCTGTACAGGAACACGGTCTTGGCAGACGGGAAGGCGCGAGTCATCAGGTCACCGAGGAGGATGACTTCAGGACGGAACTTGTAGAAAATGACGTCACGATGACGTGGATCGGACGTCACGAGGTTGTAGTTCAGCAAAATGCCGACGTTCCTCAGAAGGGCTATGGTAGACTCTTCATTTGACAGGACAGTAGAAGAGCCGTGACGTGGTAGAGGCTGGCCGTGTTGGGAGGACCGCTTGAGTCGATGGAGAGCCATGTTTATGACAGAGAACACATCAGGCTCACTCACAGCCTGTGCCACCGAAGTGGCCTCCACAAAACGCGTCACCAGAGTCGACCCACATCGTGCTGTAAATAGAAAGAACACGAACGTCTTACTTTGCTTTTATCATTGTCGTTGCTGCTCtgaattaagaaagacaccagttTAAGATACTTGGAAATTTCCTGAACTCAGATATCTCTAATAAAGGTTCATGTGTAATGTCAGAACGAAGATATCTTGAACAGTTCCCACGAAGCTAAGACACTATGTGATAGAAGACATAGCTCTTAAAAGACACGTGCATCCAGAAACACGTCGATGCATGAGGTGTTTGACATGGCTGCCCTTGTAATTTGAGAGATTGCTTTCTATGAAGGTTCACCAGATAAAAAGGGACAAATACGGATCAGTTGGGAGGGGGGAGTTAGCGGTGCATTTTATCTCACGGTTTTACTACATATTATAGATGTTTCcatatatgatttttttagaGTGTCCCAAACGTCCAGTTCCGCTCCTGACCTGTATTGAAGATGAAGACTTCCTGCACATGCGCGACCTTGTCAGCGACGGCGCTCGCCACCTTCTGGAGTTGCTCCAAGGGAACACAGAGAACCTCGGCTGCCTTTCGTCTCTGGGCCTTCAAACAAAAAGAgtaacgttttttttctttcatacaTAGCGCGACAGACATGGCATGAGGTGTTTAGCCCCGTTCCATCaccatttaaaaacaaaaaagatgaagaaaatgacTACCATTTTAGCGTGATCCTTATATATTATGCGATAAAAACAGTCAGTTGTTTTCCAGGTCCGATTCACTATCATTATGATGATGGCTTTGGTATTTCAtaataaggaggttcacgatACTAAGAGCGTACGCGCAGCGAAAGCCATTACGGGTAACACGTCAAAATTGAAGTCTCCTAAACTTTTTACAGCTCTTACCTCGAACATTGTAAAGTTTACACATTACGCAACACGTGTTTTGCTACAAATATTTATTTAGAATCTCTGAACCTCTTCATTATACAaagatatctctctctctctctctctctctatatatatatatagagagagagagagagaggggggggggatacaaacCTCACGGAAGAACGGATGTGCTTTCAGATCCACACCATCCACGGGTCGGATGAGCACCACCACTTCTTGTTCCCAGTCTATACTGTAAACAGAAAACTCGTTCCCACGACGAGCAAATAATTTCACCACGTCATGGACCGTTGTCGCTTCTCCCACTGGTACGAAGTCGTCAAGAGAGCTGAGGGGCAAGTTTAGTTTCCTCTTCTTTGGTATCACCTTTCTAGTGTATGCCAGATGTTGCTTTGTCTGAAAAAAGATAACCAAACAAAAGAAGCTATTCTGACTCATATATTTCAGATATTGTCATCATGGATATGCCTGGTTTACATGTCTTGGCGTAAGATTAcgtaaaatcaaacaaacatgacGCAGTGCTGAAAGCcctgagctaaactggttcgagatccctttccttttcctttttccCTGGTCTGGCCCGTGGTGACATATGGCTGCGAAGCATGGACACTTCATGCTAAGGACACTCAGAAGATCCAAGCCTTTGAGATGAAGTGTTACAGGAAGCTACTAAGGGTCAGCTGGACAGAACATCGTACAAACAACTCAGTGCTAGAAGAGCTGGGGATACAAAGGACACTACTGAACATGGTAAAGAGAAGGAAGCTGCAATACTTTGGCCACGTCACTCGAGCGCAGAACATCTCAACCCACATCCTGCAAGGGAAGATCTGCGGCACCAGAAGCAGAGGGAGGCCACGCAGGAGATGGGGAGATGACATAAAGGAGTGGACAGGACGGTCACTTGCAGAATGTACCCAGAGGGCGAAGGACAGGGAAGGATGGAGGAAGCTTGTGCTGAAGGcgaccatggtccccgaccctcaagatgaggatgggactaggtgaagGTGTGATGACGCAGTTGcagctagagttccacgacctcataccttcgccagcCATACTCTTGTCAACTATGAGAAATGTCCAAAGTTGCATATTTATTGTACGATGTTATCACCAACAAAACTACTAGGTATGTAAGTTCTGTTCCAAAATAAACGGTTAATATATCATTTTCTTAATGATTGTGCATAATCAATGTTTAACGATGCCCACCTTTACCTATTGTAACTTCTCggcaaatatgaaatattttagCAGACTATTTATGCAGCCTTGAACGAACCCCAACAAACCTTGGGCCAAGATGACGATTGTTCAGTCAGTTGACGGAACAGGAAGTAGACCACGACAACGACTGCACTCAGCGCTGTAATGACTGCGGCCACTGTGAACACATCCATTGTTGTCCAAAGCCCTTCTCCTGAAACCACGTGATCTTGTACTTAGTTGTGCTAAATACGAAAACCTGAAAGAACAGGAATTGGAAAAcctcatacctctgtgaaatgTTAATATAAATCATATATGCGGGGTGTccctgcgcttctgttactagccacatctggttcaattacttggaccagaaggtccgggttcaagccccaggtaagacacctctggacaagaggcgcattgagtcataccaaagactttataaaattGTACAtccttctgaaacagtatggacgttaaacacactccactgccagtggactagccccctgttgcAGTTATTGacagagagggggggagagagtTGTATGACGATAATTATTCTTGTATATATGACGATACTTTACACTTGGGACCGCATGTATGATAAacgttacgtttgggaccgcattgtaaagcgacacctagctgcagtgtggagCACtaccagtcagcattgccctgaggaaggggacagacggtcaccgaaacgacGGCCGTTGATTGTTTACAGACCCTGGTTGCAAATAAAAACATCGTTTTTCCTCaattaaccctcatacacccgaatggggtcatttttgaccccagacGTGGATTTTGTCGTaccatttgaacatgtttgatgtgagaaaaaattccttccgtgactttgtcagtagacatcttgtctaacctctcctaattttctagggagatcggcacaatactgttgacattatataggaaagtctgtgttgagtccattggggtcatttttgaccccagcaaaaatattgtgctgtttttgagacctgccctctgtaactcttAAACTGCtcattgtatgaccaccaaattttcagaggatgatgcacatgtgaatcgATATTGTTTACAGACCCTGGTTCCAAACATCGTTTTTCCTCAATTAAGGCTGCACGTTTGAATGAATCATATTTTAGAGACCGTCTGTCACTGTGTGGTTTCAAAGGTCACTTTGTGagtcgctcgttctcatttaaatgtacacattttgtacccTCCGTttccgtttgaagtaagacgtttctgacattaagatatgccacatataagctgccaaactgtagtttttagaatgcagaaaagttttaagtcgtcatgaaaacgacagtttggcaccttaaaTGCGGCAAATCTatatgtcaggaacgtcttacttcaaacagtaacgggagttacaaaatgtgtacatttagatAAGAACGAGCggaatatcaaacatcaaaacTAACATACATGTTCTCCTCGGAGAGAGTGACTTACATGTACGATCAAACCGAGAAACAAGACTTTATTTCGAACTATAACTTattaacacacacagacactcacacacacacacacagatagtcACATACACAAGATGTTCTATTTGCCACTTTCTCCctccacacacagacacactcgcacaaaacacaaacacatacatacacacatacacacacttgaacacactcatacacacgcACGACAcccgcacacacacgcacacacacacacacacacacacacacacacacacaaacacattaacgtactcatacacagacacacacacgcacacatacacatatacacacactcatgcacacaagcacacacactaacacatacatacatacgagACTCACCGCACG contains the following coding sequences:
- the LOC136434522 gene encoding uncharacterized protein; translation: MDVFTVAAVITALSAVVVVVYFLFRQLTEQSSSWPKTKQHLAYTRKVIPKKRKLNLPLSSLDDFVPVGEATTVHDVVKLFARRGNEFSVYSIDWEQEVVVLIRPVDGVDLKAHPFFREAQRRKAAEVLCVPLEQLQKVASAVADKVAHVQEVFIFNTARCGSTLVTRFVEATSVAQAVSEPDVFSVINMALHRLKRSSQHGQPLPRHGSSTVLSNEESTIALLRNVGILLNYNLVTSDPRHRDVIFYKFRPEVILLGDLMTRAFPSAKTVFLYRDGREVCESICRLYVQESRVLYAVSTWVTQLLGVSLAPDHMRCFGDDPKFSTVHHHGSSSFHLYTFWVGAMQCAADLQKKQPGYFFHAVINYSALVNNKEKTFRLLMKKLGLKWSPEDPGEDTDKIEKALTEDSQAGTLVSARARKPGEKWAPDVSSRWIGQWEREYFMEVCRHTGNEIPGPDFLLPGTIV